A single region of the Streptomyces sp. NBC_00425 genome encodes:
- a CDS encoding SGNH/GDSL hydrolase family protein: protein MKNALAGKSVYAFGDSIVYGHVYPHSFVDVVAEREGMTLTKFARNGATIGVDPHASGGQILTQVEEATDIAPDFVVFDGGTNDAQSIFRDRAYTLGAYAEELEKTLHAMERKWPTARIVYVAAHRLGSRDWDTQVALREATLETCRKRDVAVADVFGETTFDTRDDTQRAKYTFDDLVDGFPGTEGSGTHPNEAGITTFYVPVVSATLQQISSR, encoded by the coding sequence GTGAAAAATGCGTTGGCAGGCAAGAGTGTCTATGCCTTCGGCGACAGCATTGTGTACGGACACGTGTACCCGCACAGTTTCGTGGACGTAGTCGCAGAGCGTGAGGGCATGACCCTCACCAAGTTCGCCCGGAACGGCGCGACCATAGGCGTCGATCCCCACGCTTCCGGAGGGCAGATACTCACGCAGGTCGAGGAAGCGACCGACATCGCGCCGGACTTCGTCGTCTTCGACGGAGGCACCAACGATGCGCAGTCCATCTTCCGGGACCGCGCGTACACGCTCGGCGCCTATGCCGAAGAGCTGGAGAAGACGCTGCACGCCATGGAGCGGAAGTGGCCGACCGCCCGCATCGTGTACGTCGCCGCCCACAGGCTCGGTTCGCGCGACTGGGACACTCAGGTGGCGTTGCGCGAGGCGACCCTGGAAACCTGCCGCAAGCGGGACGTCGCCGTTGCCGACGTCTTCGGAGAAACGACGTTCGACACGCGCGATGACACTCAGCGTGCGAAATACACATTCGACGACCTGGTTGACGGTTTCCCTGGCACAGAGGGGTCGGGAACACATCCCAACGAGGCAGGTATTACCACTTTCTATGTGCCGGTGGTGAGCGCCACGCTGCAGCAGATTTCATCACGTTGA
- a CDS encoding right-handed parallel beta-helix repeat-containing protein, whose protein sequence is MTVNRRLVSQATAAALCALAVVLASIVLIPAQRAFAAGTTYFVSANGSDSNAGTSSSAPWRSLSKVNATTFQPGDTIRFEAGDSWTGQLWPKGSGADGAPIAIDSYGTGAKPKIAGQGTVGDAVRLNNQQYWEIRNLDVSNAVPTGTTDGSKLGDLRGIGVHGDNGQTLHHFVIDSVDVHDVTGEVKWVGGSTADNKPGITFAQGWDRSKDTGGIAFLTGVQDITAPGAPTVLDGITVENSTIKNTSFSGIVTKQYAGDAPGAVFTGWGKRATATDPAYTPYTDVTFRGNYITQANTPFGCNGIYLTGVRGGLVEGNVIDRVGVSGVETNMADTVTVQHNEIMGTHLSSGGADQNALDPDIGTTNQVFQYNYLHDNGDGMLLCACNSAVKFGSVVIRYNVITGSTRWNIHMSQQSGTVANLYNNTIANTNSQNMVTGGVSGKATFTNNLFVSSQSAPQFIQPSSITYNNNGYSSNLTTRPASDANAVVGAPQFVNASVTGPYGDENGPRLGTAANFALQSGSVFVDAGATVTGNGGLDYAGATVPIGNGPEIGAFERGAPDIAFTDTFDGLATGALANGTNGWRVISTNNDVSVVETPSATDKSVRLTRTIEGGGTDGTNLARLFSTPLQGVVTIDTQVMRNDTQAGWFGLPYLYNASGAPAVSVAFARGQIHAYKGTTDTVLGTYTNGKWYRVTLTVDTVNQRFDLDIDGHRVLNDAAFRTSMPGIAKVAWYSNGGERGAVHVDDARISRGTGFGQ, encoded by the coding sequence ATGACCGTCAATCGAAGACTTGTGTCACAAGCAACAGCCGCCGCACTCTGCGCGCTGGCAGTCGTGCTCGCGTCGATCGTGCTCATACCCGCGCAGCGGGCCTTCGCCGCGGGCACCACGTACTTCGTGAGCGCGAACGGCAGCGACAGCAACGCCGGAACCAGCAGCAGCGCGCCCTGGCGCTCGCTGAGCAAGGTGAACGCGACGACATTCCAGCCCGGCGACACGATTCGCTTCGAGGCCGGTGACAGCTGGACCGGCCAGCTCTGGCCGAAGGGGTCCGGCGCCGACGGCGCCCCGATCGCCATCGACAGCTACGGAACGGGCGCCAAGCCGAAGATCGCGGGCCAGGGCACAGTCGGCGACGCGGTGCGGCTGAACAACCAGCAGTACTGGGAGATCCGCAACCTCGACGTGTCGAACGCGGTACCCACCGGAACGACGGACGGTTCGAAGCTCGGCGACCTCCGCGGCATCGGCGTGCACGGTGACAACGGCCAGACCCTGCACCACTTCGTGATCGACTCGGTCGACGTGCACGACGTCACCGGCGAGGTCAAGTGGGTCGGCGGCAGCACCGCCGACAACAAGCCGGGCATCACCTTCGCGCAGGGCTGGGACCGCTCGAAGGACACCGGCGGCATCGCCTTCCTCACCGGCGTCCAGGACATCACCGCGCCCGGCGCCCCCACGGTCCTCGACGGCATCACCGTCGAGAACTCCACCATCAAGAACACCTCGTTCAGCGGGATCGTCACCAAGCAGTACGCCGGTGACGCGCCCGGGGCCGTCTTCACCGGCTGGGGCAAGCGCGCCACGGCCACCGACCCCGCCTACACGCCGTACACCGACGTCACGTTCCGCGGCAACTACATCACGCAGGCCAACACCCCCTTCGGCTGCAACGGCATCTACCTCACCGGCGTCCGGGGCGGACTCGTCGAGGGCAACGTGATCGACCGGGTCGGTGTCTCCGGCGTCGAGACCAACATGGCCGACACCGTCACGGTCCAGCACAACGAGATCATGGGCACCCACCTCTCCTCGGGCGGTGCCGACCAGAACGCCCTGGACCCCGACATCGGCACCACCAACCAGGTGTTCCAGTACAACTACCTCCACGACAACGGCGACGGCATGCTGCTGTGCGCGTGCAACTCCGCGGTCAAGTTCGGCAGTGTGGTGATCCGCTACAACGTCATCACCGGCAGCACGCGGTGGAACATCCACATGTCGCAGCAGAGCGGCACGGTGGCGAACCTCTACAACAACACCATCGCCAACACCAATTCGCAGAACATGGTGACCGGCGGTGTCTCCGGCAAGGCGACGTTCACCAACAACCTGTTCGTCTCCAGTCAGTCCGCCCCCCAGTTCATACAACCGTCGAGCATCACGTACAACAACAACGGATACTCGTCCAACCTGACGACTCGGCCGGCGTCGGACGCGAACGCCGTGGTCGGCGCTCCGCAGTTCGTGAATGCCTCCGTCACGGGGCCGTACGGCGACGAGAACGGCCCGAGGCTCGGCACGGCGGCGAACTTCGCGCTCCAGTCGGGATCGGTGTTCGTAGACGCCGGAGCCACAGTCACCGGCAACGGCGGCCTCGACTACGCCGGGGCGACCGTGCCGATCGGGAACGGTCCGGAGATCGGTGCCTTCGAACGCGGCGCGCCCGACATCGCGTTCACGGACACGTTCGACGGCCTGGCGACCGGCGCACTCGCCAACGGGACCAACGGATGGCGGGTCATCTCGACCAACAACGACGTCTCCGTGGTGGAGACGCCGTCCGCCACCGACAAGAGCGTCCGGCTGACCCGCACCATCGAAGGCGGCGGGACCGACGGGACCAACCTCGCCCGCCTCTTCAGCACCCCGCTCCAGGGCGTGGTGACCATCGACACGCAGGTGATGCGCAACGACACGCAGGCCGGCTGGTTCGGGCTGCCCTACCTGTACAACGCCAGCGGTGCCCCAGCCGTCAGCGTCGCCTTCGCGCGCGGCCAGATCCACGCGTACAAGGGCACCACGGACACGGTGCTCGGTACGTACACCAATGGCAAGTGGTACCGGGTCACGCTCACCGTGGACACCGTGAACCAGCGCTTCGACCTGGACATCGACGGTCATCGCGTGCTGAACGACGCGGCATTCCGCACCTCGATGCCGGGGATCGCGAAGGTCGCGTGGTACTCGAACGGGGGCGAGCGCGGGGCAGTACACGTGGACGACGCCCGGATCTCGCGCGGCACCGGATTCGGCCAGTGA